CACCATATTCTTTAGCGCAATCGTTCAGGAAGTCAAGTTCTTCGCAGCTCACTTCGTACAATTTGCTCATACCGTGGTGAGTTTCGTACATCTTCTGACCTACTGTTTCGTAATCGTCTTTTTCCAGCGCATCGCAAACATCAAGTACGCGTTGGATTTCTTCGATTACATATTCGGCACGCATATAATCTTCAGCGTTGATATCAGCTTTCGCTTCTTCCAGCATATCCATTGTACAGTCACGCAGGAATTCTACATGCGGATGTTTTTTCTGGATAGCAGCAACAGCAGCCTCACAGCTCTGACGACGCTTGTTGTAAGCAGAAGAAGCCAGTTCGTGTTTCACTACTGAATCCATCAATACCAGACGATAACCTTCCGGATGGAATGGGAAATATTGATATTCCAGTGAACGGCAGTCCAGACGGATCAAGCTGCCAGCTTTACCGAATACAGAAGCGAACTGGTCCATGATACCGCAGTTTACACCGCAGTAGTTGTGTTCAGTAGCCTGACCTACTTTAGCCAATTCAAATTTGTCGATTTTACCTTCACCGAACAGTTCATTCAATGCGAAAGCATATGTACTTTCCAGAGCAGCAGAAGAAGACATACCTGCACCCAGAGGCACATCGCCGGAGAAAGCGGTATTGAATCCTTTCACGTCTACGCCACGTTTGATCATTTCACGGCATACACCGAAAATGTATCTTGCCCAGCTTGCACGGGGAGCATCCTCTTCGTTCAGACCAAATTCTACATAATCTTTCAGGTCGATAGAATAAGCTCTTACTTTGTCAGTGCCGTTCGGTTTGATTTCAGCAAGCATACCTTTGTCTACAGCTCCGGGGAATACGAATCCACCGTTGTAGTCAGTATGTTCGCCAATCAGGTTGATACGACCCGGAGAGGCATATATAAATCCTGTAGTTCCATCAAAATGCTTAATGAAGCGACTTCTTACGTGTTCTATATCCATGATAAATCAATTTTATAAGGTGAATAAATTAAATTCAGATTTTTTATTCTACTGGAATGTCTTTATTTACGTTCTTGCAACCTACCAGACCGTAGTACAGCAAGTAAGCCAGAGCAGCGATAATTACCCAATAGCTAGCCATGAAACCGGCTACGTCAGCTACCCATCCTTGAATTACAGGCAGGATACCTCCACCGCATACCAGTACCATAAACAGACCGGAAGCAGCAGCCAGATATTTACCCAGTCCTTCTACAGCAAGGTTGAAGATACCACCCCACATGATAGAAGTACAGAGACCAACTAATACCAAATACATAGCGTTAATGGGCACTTCTGCAAAACCGAATGACAAACCGCCAGTTGCGCTTTGTTGTAGTACAGGCAGATTCACCAATGTTCCTGTAGAAGAGAAGATAGCAAGGAATACTAAAATCAATCCCAGAGCGGATGTAAATGTAAGCATCGCTTTACTGGAAACTTTTGCACCGAGTGAAGCACCGGCCAGACGACCGATCAACATCAGGAACCAGTAAGTTCCTACTACGAAACCGGAGATTGTAGAAGCGATACCGGCACCGCCTTTTTCTACAGGGTCAGTAAGGAACAGGTTCAGAGTACCCGGTACACCTACTTCAATACCTACATATACAAAGATAGCGATAGCGCCCAATACAAAGTGACGGAACTTCAAAGCACCTTTCATCAGTGTGCTGATTGGTTCAGTTGTAGCAGCAGCGTTCGGTTCCGGAATGCGTACAAACAGGAGTACGAAGAATGCGAAAGCGAATACAGCCATTGCGGTGTACATTACAGGGAAAATCTGAGAGATAGTAGCTTTTTCGATAGATCCGGCGATCAGGATACCAACGAACATCGGAGTGATGGTAGCCATTACAGAGTTGAAAGAGCCGCCCACCTGGATAAGCTGGTTACCTTTGTTACCTTCACCACCCAGTTTGTTCAACATCGGGTTTACTACAGTGTTAAGCAAACACATAGAGAAACCTGCTACGAATGCACCAATCAAATAAACGGCAAAAGCCATCTCAGGGCTTGAATGACCGGACAGGAACTGGATACCTACGCCGATAAAACCGATAGCTACTGCGATAAGTGCTGTTTTCTTATATCCCACACGTTGCAACAAGATACCGCTGGGGATACCCATTACTGCATAAGCTATAAAGTTACCGAAGTTTCCCAGCATACCCAAAGCATTGGATACGTCGAATTGGTTCTTCAGCACAATACCCATAGGAGCTGCGAGGTTAGTAACGAATGAAATCATACCGAAAAGGAAAATCATCGTGATAATGGCAATGATTTTTCCATTCTTTTTTTCTTGTGTCATGGTTCTATTAAAAATGTTAGTTTATAAAATTAGGTTAGTTATTTTTTATCTTTTATTTTTCCACACCGAATTTGTAGATAGTCACCTGCTGGTATTCATCGCCCGGCAATAAAGTAGCCGAGGGGAAATGAGGTTTGTTCGGAGTGTCGGGGAAACATTGTGCCTCGAAGCAGATAGCGCTTCTTGCAGGGAATGTAGCACCGTGAGCACCTTCGAAACCATTCAGCCAGTTACCGGTGTAAAGTTGTACACCTGCTTCAGTTGTGTATACTTCCATGGTACGACCGCTATTCGGTTCGAAACAAGTAGCTGCCAAATCCAGTGAACCTGTTTCAATCTTGTTCAGTACGTAGCAGTGGTCGTATCCGGCACCGTTAATCAGTTGTTGGAATTTATCGTTGATACGTTCGCCTACGGTATGCGGAGTGGTGAAGTCCATTGGAGTACCTTCTACTTTGGCAACTTCTCCGGTTGGGATAGAAACTTCATCGATAGGCGTGTAGAAATTAGCGTTGATAGTAACAATATTGTTTTCGATAGTAGGAGTAGGATTGCTGATACCAGCCAGATTGAAGAAACCGTGATTGGTCAGGTTGACTACAGTAGCTTTGTCAGTTGTGGCACGATATTCGATTACCAGTGCATTTTCTTCTTCTTCCAGGCGATAAACCATTTCAACCTCCAGATTGCCGGGGAAACCTTCTTCGCCGTCGGCTGAAACATAATTGAACTGGATTATATTTTCAGCCAGTTGGTCGGCATCCCAAACGCGGGCGTGAAAACCGGTAGGTCCTCCGTGCAGGGAGTTGGGTCCGT
This sequence is a window from Bacteroides thetaiotaomicron VPI-5482. Protein-coding genes within it:
- the galK gene encoding galactokinase translates to MDIEHVRSRFIKHFDGTTGFIYASPGRINLIGEHTDYNGGFVFPGAVDKGMLAEIKPNGTDKVRAYSIDLKDYVEFGLNEEDAPRASWARYIFGVCREMIKRGVDVKGFNTAFSGDVPLGAGMSSSAALESTYAFALNELFGEGKIDKFELAKVGQATEHNYCGVNCGIMDQFASVFGKAGSLIRLDCRSLEYQYFPFHPEGYRLVLMDSVVKHELASSAYNKRRQSCEAAVAAIQKKHPHVEFLRDCTMDMLEEAKADINAEDYMRAEYVIEEIQRVLDVCDALEKDDYETVGQKMYETHHGMSKLYEVSCEELDFLNDCAKEYGVTGSRVMGGGFGGCTINLVKNELYDNFVEKTKEAFKAKFGRSPKVYDVVIGDGSRKVE
- a CDS encoding sugar MFS transporter, which translates into the protein MTQEKKNGKIIAIITMIFLFGMISFVTNLAAPMGIVLKNQFDVSNALGMLGNFGNFIAYAVMGIPSGILLQRVGYKKTALIAVAIGFIGVGIQFLSGHSSPEMAFAVYLIGAFVAGFSMCLLNTVVNPMLNKLGGEGNKGNQLIQVGGSFNSVMATITPMFVGILIAGSIEKATISQIFPVMYTAMAVFAFAFFVLLFVRIPEPNAAATTEPISTLMKGALKFRHFVLGAIAIFVYVGIEVGVPGTLNLFLTDPVEKGGAGIASTISGFVVGTYWFLMLIGRLAGASLGAKVSSKAMLTFTSALGLILVFLAIFSSTGTLVNLPVLQQSATGGLSFGFAEVPINAMYLVLVGLCTSIMWGGIFNLAVEGLGKYLAAASGLFMVLVCGGGILPVIQGWVADVAGFMASYWVIIAALAYLLYYGLVGCKNVNKDIPVE
- a CDS encoding aldose epimerase family protein, whose product is MNNTFPTEGNLSGLSRKDFQKEINNKETDLFILKNKKGMEVAVTNYGCAILAIMVPDKDGKYANVVLGHDSIDHVVNSPEPFLSTTIGRYGNRIAKGKFTLYGEEHELTINNGPNSLHGGPTGFHARVWDADQLAENIIQFNYVSADGEEGFPGNLEVEMVYRLEEEENALVIEYRATTDKATVVNLTNHGFFNLAGISNPTPTIENNIVTINANFYTPIDEVSIPTGEVAKVEGTPMDFTTPHTVGERINDKFQQLINGAGYDHCYVLNKIETGSLDLAATCFEPNSGRTMEVYTTEAGVQLYTGNWLNGFEGAHGATFPARSAICFEAQCFPDTPNKPHFPSATLLPGDEYQQVTIYKFGVEK